One part of the Orenia metallireducens genome encodes these proteins:
- a CDS encoding helix-turn-helix domain-containing protein has protein sequence MNILDEVLTIAEASEMYGKDTSTLRRNFDRGASFKHGVDVRKAGRVWLVTKAAMEREYGNN, from the coding sequence ATGAATATTCTAGATGAAGTTCTAACTATAGCGGAAGCATCTGAAATGTACGGTAAGGATACTAGTACACTAAGAAGGAACTTTGATCGCGGTGCATCTTTTAAACATGGCGTAGATGTCCGTAAAGCTGGTAGGGTCTGGCTAGTAACTAAAGCAGCAATGGAAAGAGAATATGGAAATAATTAA
- a CDS encoding pyridoxamine 5'-phosphate oxidase family protein, which produces MATATVTGNELKKTIINFLKKKDTGALATSGIETRVSPVKYFLGEGLDIYIHSNGGSKFKNLEKNKEVCLLVSTEFYGDYETIKGVQIFGQAEVGQEGSDLYKQAEKYCPFEHMGDEGGYIIKINAKKAVYKDAVDGDGEKNVWKA; this is translated from the coding sequence ATGGCAACAGCAACTGTCACAGGTAATGAATTAAAGAAAACGATTATTAACTTTTTAAAGAAGAAGGATACTGGAGCTTTAGCTACTTCTGGAATAGAAACAAGGGTAAGCCCAGTTAAATACTTTCTTGGTGAAGGGTTGGATATTTATATTCATAGTAATGGTGGTTCTAAATTTAAGAATTTGGAAAAAAATAAAGAAGTCTGCTTATTAGTAAGTACAGAGTTCTATGGAGATTATGAGACTATCAAGGGTGTTCAAATCTTTGGTCAAGCAGAGGTAGGTCAAGAGGGTTCTGATCTTTATAAGCAAGCAGAAAAATACTGTCCTTTTGAGCATATGGGTGACGAAGGTGGATATATTATCAAGATTAATGCTAAAAAAGCAGTCTATAAAGATGCAGTAGATGGAGATGGAGAGAAGAATGTTTGGAAAGCTTAG
- a CDS encoding transposase, giving the protein IYKKRKETVERSFADGKNLHGLRYCRMRGKKNVEEQCLLTASVQNMKKIASVLKRREKNSILLKSDNNIKFLLLSKSILTKFSYRKTPTKKLVGVFHQSQLPTKSVAFTH; this is encoded by the coding sequence ATCTATAAAAAAAGAAAAGAAACTGTTGAGCGAAGTTTTGCAGATGGAAAAAATCTGCATGGACTTCGCTATTGTCGTATGCGTGGAAAGAAAAATGTTGAAGAACAATGTTTGTTAACAGCATCAGTTCAAAACATGAAAAAGATCGCAAGCGTTCTTAAGCGTAGAGAAAAGAACTCTATTCTTCTAAAATCAGATAATAATATTAAATTTTTATTACTCTCTAAATCAATTTTAACTAAATTCAGCTATAGAAAAACCCCCACTAAAAAATTAGTGGGGGTTTTTCATCAATCTCAGCTACCGACTAAGTCGGTAGCTTTCACTCACTAA
- a CDS encoding HD-GYP domain-containing protein — MGERPLKDIINLKSFSCLLIVAIIILLAVIFPINYLLSKEIYSLSQRINMQIVLSHIKQFDNSLKVIEDGYNPFIKDIILDFKDKIESNNFNNLSVAKLEEYLQEVKEEFKPVNILSNKEINFYLIDSSGKIIKTNYHSDLGLDFSNYPKLWRKIKGLNKGEILLHRLTYNMGRSVPRKYGYIKLKNGYILELGVPMKFDLFKELINTIKGLKGQLFLVKDLELYNGGFFPISSASMDIELGEQDSLSISTGNINGADILKRDLFNPKDEIYIPLTFEAEEELGLKQSYILKVNLDYSEVKLYKFLILLGLFLILMMIAIIIIILNKKIYQKLSIPFAQLAENMGEFKLDNNNDLCNKIDRTDIEEVNTLLATYQNMTSELLISFEEQDSINKQLKESNKKLDSLTEKLQDIILLTSSLTKDIFNEDSKFLSRLLKIAQQLLPEADYGSIYLIDEGEWKFIDAIGHDIDTLKLLILEDGYFPEEDVIIVDNIMKKERAFVAASQQEDFDIATIPIKSTLLIKLKVGEEVLGGISLDIAKDSKEESFSSESIKTMKSFGNIASAFLTMQRYINIRERFQEEIIFSIINILEIHDRYTRGHSENVASISVEIAKRLDFSSEDIKMVYFTGLVHDIGKILVDKNILNKTTRLTDEEFAEIKKHSTWGYQLLSHSKDLEEIAIYTYCHHERWDGLGYPQRLKGDKIPLVSQIICVADAWDSMVNDRVYRQKLSRKVAIKELKDNKGKQFAPQIVDIALELIAEGEF, encoded by the coding sequence ATGGGAGAACGACCACTTAAGGATATAATCAATCTAAAATCTTTCTCATGTTTATTAATCGTAGCAATTATTATCTTATTAGCAGTTATATTTCCAATTAATTATCTATTAAGTAAGGAAATATATAGTTTATCCCAAAGAATTAATATGCAGATTGTACTTTCACATATTAAACAGTTCGATAATTCGTTGAAAGTCATTGAAGATGGGTATAATCCTTTTATTAAAGATATTATACTAGATTTTAAAGATAAGATTGAGTCTAATAATTTTAATAATCTATCAGTAGCTAAATTGGAAGAGTATCTTCAAGAGGTGAAAGAAGAGTTTAAACCAGTCAATATCTTATCAAATAAGGAGATAAACTTCTATCTAATCGACTCTAGTGGAAAGATTATTAAAACAAATTACCATTCTGATTTAGGATTGGACTTCAGTAATTATCCTAAATTATGGAGGAAGATTAAAGGGTTAAATAAGGGAGAGATTCTCTTACATAGATTAACTTATAACATGGGCAGAAGTGTCCCACGTAAGTATGGTTATATAAAATTAAAGAATGGCTATATATTAGAGTTAGGTGTTCCTATGAAATTTGATTTATTTAAAGAATTAATCAATACAATCAAAGGATTAAAGGGTCAACTTTTTCTGGTAAAAGATTTAGAATTGTATAATGGTGGATTTTTTCCTATAAGTTCTGCTTCTATGGATATAGAGCTAGGTGAACAGGATTCTTTATCAATTAGTACAGGTAACATTAATGGTGCAGATATTTTAAAAAGAGATTTATTTAATCCCAAAGATGAGATTTATATTCCTTTGACCTTTGAAGCAGAGGAGGAGTTAGGGCTTAAACAGAGTTATATTTTGAAAGTTAATCTAGATTATTCTGAGGTTAAGCTCTATAAGTTTTTGATATTGTTGGGATTATTTCTGATATTGATGATGATTGCAATTATTATAATTATTTTAAATAAGAAGATCTATCAAAAACTATCTATTCCCTTTGCTCAGCTTGCAGAGAATATGGGAGAGTTTAAACTCGATAATAATAATGATCTTTGTAATAAGATTGATAGAACAGATATTGAAGAGGTAAATACATTATTAGCAACCTATCAGAATATGACTAGTGAGTTATTAATCAGTTTTGAAGAGCAGGATTCTATAAATAAGCAACTCAAAGAATCTAATAAAAAATTAGATTCTTTGACAGAGAAGTTACAAGATATTATCTTACTTACTTCTAGTTTAACCAAGGATATCTTTAATGAAGATAGTAAGTTTTTATCTAGATTATTAAAGATTGCGCAACAGCTACTCCCAGAAGCTGATTATGGTAGCATCTATCTGATTGATGAAGGAGAATGGAAGTTTATTGATGCTATAGGCCATGATATAGATACCTTGAAATTATTGATCCTAGAAGATGGATATTTTCCAGAAGAGGATGTAATTATAGTAGATAATATTATGAAGAAAGAAAGGGCCTTTGTTGCTGCAAGCCAACAAGAGGATTTTGATATAGCAACTATCCCTATAAAGTCTACTTTATTAATTAAATTAAAGGTTGGTGAGGAGGTCTTAGGTGGTATCTCTTTAGATATTGCTAAGGATAGTAAGGAAGAATCTTTTAGTAGTGAATCTATTAAGACTATGAAATCCTTTGGTAATATAGCTTCAGCCTTCTTAACAATGCAACGCTATATTAATATAAGAGAGAGATTCCAAGAAGAGATTATCTTCTCGATCATAAATATCTTAGAGATACATGATAGATATACTAGAGGACATTCTGAAAATGTTGCATCTATTTCAGTAGAGATTGCTAAGAGGTTAGATTTTAGTTCAGAGGATATTAAGATGGTTTATTTTACTGGATTAGTTCATGATATAGGTAAAATTCTTGTAGATAAGAATATATTAAATAAGACTACTAGACTTACTGATGAGGAGTTTGCAGAGATTAAGAAACACAGTACTTGGGGATATCAGCTCTTAAGCCATTCAAAAGATTTAGAAGAGATTGCAATATATACCTACTGTCATCATGAAAGATGGGATGGTTTAGGATATCCCCAAAGGCTTAAAGGTGATAAGATTCCTTTGGTATCTCAAATTATATGTGTAGCAGATGCTTGGGATAGTATGGTTAATGATAGAGTTTATCGTCAGAAGTTATCAAGAAAGGTTGCAATTAAGGAGTTAAAAGATAATAAAGGAAAACAGTTTGCTCCACAGATAGTAGATATTGCTTTAGAGTTAATAGCTGAAGGTGAATTTTAG
- a CDS encoding acylphosphatase, with protein sequence MEAKVRKHIYISGHVQGVGFRWYTNQQASSLGVKGWVKNLADGRVEAVIVGDKPKIDKMLDLLKQGSPLSQVDDIEVIDEEYRGEFKNFKMKY encoded by the coding sequence ATGGAAGCTAAAGTAAGAAAGCATATTTATATTAGTGGTCATGTACAGGGGGTAGGTTTTCGTTGGTACACCAATCAACAGGCTTCTAGCTTAGGGGTAAAAGGATGGGTTAAGAACCTTGCTGATGGTAGAGTAGAGGCTGTGATTGTAGGTGACAAGCCTAAGATAGACAAGATGCTAGATTTACTTAAGCAGGGCTCTCCTTTATCTCAAGTAGATGATATTGAGGTAATCGATGAAGAGTATCGAGGTGAGTTTAAGAATTTTAAAATGAAATATTAA
- a CDS encoding GNAT family N-acetyltransferase, which produces MSRIYGQKIMLREYKTSDFEDIRRWVINPEITQYLSDIFLYPNSEKDTKNFLDKAMSSSWTGFVIADIDDEGYIGQIDFVNLDLKNGYGELGVVIGDNKNLGKGLGSEALNLIVDFGFKELRLNRVELVCWEYNKRAQRAYEKLGFTKEGIRRQKRYRNGRYYDEICYGILKDEWKRREDN; this is translated from the coding sequence ATGTCAAGAATTTATGGTCAAAAGATTATGTTAAGGGAATATAAAACCTCTGATTTTGAAGATATCAGAAGATGGGTTATTAACCCTGAAATTACTCAGTATTTATCTGATATCTTTCTTTATCCAAATTCTGAAAAAGATACAAAGAACTTTCTAGACAAGGCTATGAGTAGTAGTTGGACAGGTTTTGTTATTGCAGATATAGATGATGAAGGATATATTGGACAGATTGATTTTGTTAACTTGGATTTAAAGAATGGCTATGGTGAGTTAGGAGTAGTGATTGGAGATAATAAGAATTTAGGAAAGGGTTTAGGTTCTGAAGCTCTAAATTTAATCGTAGATTTTGGATTTAAAGAGTTGAGGTTAAATAGAGTTGAACTTGTCTGTTGGGAGTATAATAAAAGGGCCCAAAGGGCTTATGAGAAGCTTGGTTTCACTAAAGAAGGTATTAGAAGGCAGAAAAGATATAGAAATGGCAGATATTATGATGAGATCTGTTATGGGATTTTAAAAGATGAATGGAAGAGAAGGGAAGATAATTAG
- the corA gene encoding magnesium/cobalt transporter CorA: MAYRFKKSSINKSGLPPGTLVYRGKERQEEVKITVFNYSNDDYLEEQDISLEESLTYKEKAGIKWINIDGLHNIEVVKSLGEAFNIHSLVLEDILDTDHRPKVDCYDEFVYFIIKLFSYDATEEEIDIEQLSIILGDDFVLTFQEKEGDVFDNIRERIRNQSSRLRSSGSDYLAYVLLDVIVDNYFVVLDEIGEGLFLMEEDLLLEPSQDILPDIQQVKRKMIFLEKSVWPLKGILNNLLKGDNKLFKESTTLYLKDVNDHIEKAIDTIQTFRDIINGMMDTYLSNINNKMNEIMKVLTIISTIFIPLTFIAGIYGMNFRYMPELESKLGYPITLIVMSAIVIGMLVYFKKKKWL; the protein is encoded by the coding sequence ATGGCTTACAGATTTAAAAAGAGTTCTATCAATAAGAGTGGATTACCTCCTGGAACCTTGGTTTATAGAGGAAAAGAGAGGCAAGAAGAGGTCAAGATAACAGTCTTTAATTATAGTAATGATGATTATTTAGAAGAGCAGGATATTAGCTTAGAGGAGTCTTTAACTTATAAAGAAAAAGCGGGGATAAAGTGGATTAATATTGATGGGTTACATAATATAGAGGTTGTTAAGAGCTTAGGAGAAGCTTTTAATATACATTCTTTAGTCTTAGAGGATATACTTGATACAGATCATCGCCCTAAAGTTGATTGTTATGATGAGTTTGTCTACTTTATAATTAAATTATTCTCCTATGATGCTACAGAAGAGGAGATAGATATAGAGCAGTTGAGTATTATCTTAGGAGATGATTTTGTTCTTACCTTTCAAGAAAAAGAAGGTGATGTCTTTGATAATATTAGAGAGAGGATTAGAAATCAAAGTTCACGTTTAAGAAGTTCTGGTTCTGATTATTTAGCATATGTTTTATTGGATGTTATAGTTGATAATTATTTTGTAGTATTAGATGAGATTGGAGAAGGGCTTTTTTTGATGGAAGAAGATTTATTACTTGAGCCTTCTCAGGACATACTACCTGATATACAGCAGGTGAAAAGAAAGATGATTTTTTTGGAGAAATCAGTCTGGCCTTTAAAGGGTATTCTCAATAACCTGCTTAAAGGTGATAATAAACTCTTTAAAGAGAGTACAACTCTTTATCTAAAGGATGTCAATGACCATATTGAGAAGGCAATAGATACAATCCAGACCTTTAGAGATATTATTAATGGGATGATGGATACCTATTTGTCAAATATAAATAATAAGATGAATGAGATAATGAAAGTTTTAACGATTATCTCTACAATATTTATCCCCTTAACTTTTATAGCAGGAATTTATGGGATGAACTTTAGATATATGCCAGAGCTTGAAAGTAAATTAGGATATCCAATCACTTTAATAGTGATGTCGGCTATTGTAATAGGAATGTTAGTTTACTTTAAAAAGAAGAAATGGTTATAG
- a CDS encoding rubredoxin has translation MSAKVLKYKCEVCGYEYDENLGDSQSNISEGISFKDLPHGWRCPVCGADKDRFFEVKVPSLYS, from the coding sequence ATGAGTGCTAAGGTACTTAAATATAAATGTGAAGTCTGTGGTTATGAGTATGATGAAAATTTAGGTGATAGTCAATCTAATATTAGTGAAGGAATTTCTTTTAAGGACCTGCCCCATGGTTGGAGATGCCCAGTTTGTGGTGCTGATAAAGATAGGTTTTTTGAAGTTAAAGTTCCTAGCTTATATAGCTGA
- a CDS encoding YkvA family protein, with the protein MAKKLNTLKMVIKNIKLASNYISDPQVPLMKKVLLLFPLIYIISPLDLVPEILLPFLGWLDDTAIALAVWNYMFNLINKYEQNKDNDYTLDDDEYKIE; encoded by the coding sequence ATGGCAAAAAAATTAAACACTCTTAAAATGGTTATTAAAAATATAAAATTAGCTAGCAATTATATTAGTGATCCACAAGTACCTCTAATGAAGAAGGTATTATTGCTCTTTCCTTTAATCTATATTATATCTCCATTAGATTTAGTTCCGGAGATATTACTTCCCTTTCTAGGATGGTTAGATGATACAGCTATTGCCTTGGCTGTTTGGAACTATATGTTTAATTTGATTAATAAATATGAGCAGAATAAGGATAATGATTATACTTTAGATGATGATGAATATAAGATTGAGTGA
- a CDS encoding NUDIX hydrolase — MKKLWEKKSSKVIYQRGIVSFKEELCYHSKKKISYPFFKMEFLDWVNIVPITPEKEVVFVKQYRFGINDITLEVPAGTLDFGEHSPESAAKRELLEETGYSSQELIHLGKVAVNPAIQNNYCHFYLAEDVTLVGEQDLDLTEDIKVELVKLADIDDLIFNGSINHSLVVLALLYTKEYLKNKDE, encoded by the coding sequence GTGAAGAAACTTTGGGAAAAGAAGAGTAGTAAAGTAATATATCAACGGGGAATTGTTTCTTTTAAAGAGGAATTGTGTTATCATAGTAAGAAAAAGATTTCTTATCCCTTTTTTAAGATGGAATTTCTTGATTGGGTTAATATAGTTCCTATTACCCCTGAGAAAGAGGTTGTATTTGTTAAGCAATATCGCTTTGGAATTAATGATATTACTTTAGAGGTTCCTGCTGGAACTTTGGATTTTGGAGAGCATAGTCCAGAAAGTGCTGCTAAACGAGAATTATTAGAGGAGACAGGTTATTCCAGTCAAGAGTTAATTCATTTAGGAAAGGTAGCTGTTAATCCTGCTATTCAAAATAATTATTGTCACTTTTATCTAGCAGAGGATGTTACCTTAGTAGGAGAGCAAGATTTAGATTTAACAGAGGATATTAAGGTTGAATTAGTAAAGCTAGCAGATATAGATGATTTAATTTTTAATGGTTCAATTAATCATTCTCTAGTAGTATTAGCCTTGTTATATACTAAAGAATATTTAAAGAATAAAGATGAATAA
- a CDS encoding sensor domain-containing diguanylate cyclase, whose product MGEINLFVQAIIQLAIFISITYIVVNLKPLFKGMITNVSNKDKLFFNLIIIIIMVLGTYLFKGYNLGLHYLIILLVGRLFGFPYGLINGVVMAIFSYYLKTNLYPLGLESLLLGIVIDNYNIIKLNNINFKLKRLIISLLLAVTLVLQDKLILSLFFNIIIFWSVLSVIDIQQRRLKWIYNKERELNDINLTCSSLTGLHDINKKLSSKFTLKDTYETLIEIGCEKLGVKVGGLLAQSEEEDAYLDIKSLKGLDKGLHREYWKKVKVKKGDKYFGYNLNEGEIVIINSLKKDNHSDTALFVEGGFNSMLLSPIFVDDNFAGIIFFLHQEESFFNNFHMVAIKTVVEQSPLAIEKAEFFEKMERNMAGLSTLQRTSNTINSTLNLDEVIDLTVDVILGTMGVSMAGLFLLDQQDNKLKLVSSIGVPDNKETKKLIELAERTADNLIQNNSVLITDKVSEDIKNKFETLNLISAVCIPLKVRDNMLGAITAAQLDFPRNFKEADKSFLTTLANQIAIAIENATMYKQMEDLATRDGLTKLYNHSYFQDALREEIFKAKESKTELSLMMMDIDNFKEFNDTYGHQVGDKVLKSLARLLKEEARDLDIVARYGGEEFAIILPKTDSATVLAIGERLNDLVRNMVVEYDNLRLKVTISIGAAYYKAGLSQKELINAADTALYQAKRRGKDQTCLTEYKEIAFLR is encoded by the coding sequence ATGGGAGAGATAAATTTATTTGTTCAGGCTATTATACAACTTGCTATCTTTATATCTATCACATATATTGTAGTGAATTTAAAACCTCTTTTTAAGGGAATGATTACAAATGTAAGTAATAAAGATAAGTTATTCTTTAATCTGATTATAATAATAATCATGGTTTTGGGAACTTATTTATTTAAAGGATATAATTTAGGTTTACATTATTTAATTATCTTATTAGTTGGAAGACTTTTTGGTTTTCCTTATGGTCTTATAAATGGGGTCGTAATGGCTATATTTAGTTATTATTTAAAGACTAATCTATATCCTTTGGGTTTAGAGAGTTTATTGTTAGGAATAGTTATAGATAATTACAATATAATAAAGTTAAATAATATTAATTTTAAATTAAAAAGATTAATAATTAGCTTACTTTTAGCAGTAACTTTAGTACTTCAAGATAAACTTATCCTATCTTTATTCTTTAATATTATAATATTCTGGTCTGTACTATCAGTCATTGATATTCAGCAAAGAAGATTGAAATGGATATATAATAAAGAAAGAGAATTAAATGATATCAATTTAACTTGTAGCAGTTTAACTGGTTTACATGATATCAATAAAAAGTTGAGTTCTAAATTTACATTAAAGGATACTTATGAAACTTTGATTGAAATTGGTTGTGAAAAGTTAGGTGTAAAGGTAGGAGGTCTGTTAGCTCAGTCTGAAGAGGAAGATGCTTATTTAGATATTAAATCATTAAAGGGGTTAGACAAGGGGTTACATAGAGAGTATTGGAAGAAGGTTAAGGTGAAGAAAGGTGATAAATACTTTGGTTATAATTTAAATGAAGGAGAGATAGTGATAATTAACTCTCTAAAGAAAGATAATCACTCTGATACAGCATTATTTGTTGAGGGTGGTTTTAATTCAATGTTATTATCACCAATCTTTGTTGATGATAACTTTGCAGGTATTATCTTCTTTTTACATCAAGAAGAGTCTTTTTTTAATAATTTTCATATGGTTGCTATTAAAACAGTGGTAGAACAGTCGCCTTTAGCCATTGAAAAAGCTGAGTTTTTTGAAAAGATGGAAAGGAATATGGCTGGTTTATCTACCTTACAACGAACAAGTAATACCATTAATTCTACTTTAAATTTAGATGAGGTAATCGATTTAACTGTTGATGTGATTTTAGGAACTATGGGGGTATCAATGGCTGGTCTCTTTTTATTAGATCAGCAAGATAACAAGTTAAAGTTGGTCTCTTCTATAGGAGTTCCAGATAATAAAGAGACTAAGAAACTAATTGAATTAGCAGAAAGAACTGCTGATAATTTAATCCAAAATAATAGTGTCTTAATTACTGATAAAGTAAGTGAAGATATTAAGAATAAATTTGAAACATTAAATTTAATATCAGCTGTCTGTATTCCACTAAAGGTAAGGGACAATATGCTTGGAGCAATTACTGCTGCACAGTTAGATTTTCCAAGAAATTTTAAAGAGGCAGATAAGAGTTTTTTAACCACTTTAGCCAATCAGATTGCTATTGCTATTGAGAATGCTACTATGTATAAACAGATGGAAGATTTAGCTACTAGAGATGGCTTAACTAAATTATATAATCATAGTTACTTCCAAGATGCTTTAAGAGAAGAGATATTTAAAGCTAAAGAATCTAAAACTGAATTATCTTTGATGATGATGGATATCGATAACTTTAAAGAGTTTAATGATACTTATGGTCATCAAGTTGGTGATAAAGTATTAAAGTCTTTAGCACGACTTTTGAAAGAGGAAGCAAGAGATTTAGATATAGTTGCTAGATATGGTGGGGAGGAATTTGCAATCATTCTACCTAAGACCGATAGTGCTACTGTATTGGCGATAGGAGAAAGGTTAAATGATTTGGTTAGAAATATGGTAGTTGAATATGATAACCTAAGATTAAAGGTGACTATCAGTATTGGGGCTGCTTATTATAAAGCAGGATTATCTCAAAAAGAGTTGATTAATGCTGCTGATACTGCATTATATCAAGCTAAGAGAAGAGGGAAGGATCAGACTTGTCTTACTGAATATAAAGAGATAGCTTTTTTAAGATAA
- the yfcE gene encoding phosphodiesterase, with amino-acid sequence MKIGVISDIHGSLTAFKKATKYLEDVDMILVAGDILYHGARNPLPEGYDTKALVEEINGFKGDLLAVKGNVDAVVDDWVLPYPLPEYAVVDDNGLRIVIYHGYQHEKEEDRVSFAKRFGADILIFGHTHQPVAKEVDGVILLNPGSVSLPKQEPQIATFAVIDNKIDIISLEDGKRLIDYIDLEER; translated from the coding sequence TTGAAAATTGGTGTAATTAGTGATATTCATGGTAGTTTGACTGCTTTTAAAAAGGCAACTAAGTATTTGGAAGATGTTGATATGATTTTAGTAGCTGGTGACATTTTATATCATGGGGCTAGAAACCCTTTGCCAGAAGGTTATGATACTAAAGCCTTGGTCGAGGAAATTAATGGATTTAAAGGAGATCTATTGGCTGTTAAAGGGAATGTGGATGCTGTAGTAGATGATTGGGTTTTACCTTATCCTTTACCTGAATATGCGGTAGTTGATGATAATGGTCTTAGAATTGTTATCTATCATGGTTATCAACATGAAAAGGAAGAGGATAGGGTTAGTTTTGCCAAGAGATTTGGTGCTGATATCTTAATCTTTGGTCATACTCATCAACCAGTAGCTAAAGAAGTAGATGGGGTAATCTTATTAAATCCTGGGAGTGTATCTTTACCTAAGCAAGAACCCCAAATAGCCACATTTGCAGTAATTGATAATAAAATTGATATCATCTCTTTGGAGGATGGGAAGAGATTGATTGATTATATTGATTTAGAAGAGAGGTAA
- a CDS encoding flavodoxin family protein, giving the protein MKILIVYKSIHHGNTERIARTMADVINADILSTRDATPQIIGRYDLIGFGSGIYFGKHHHKLLNLVEDLPTVKEKQAFIFSTSGLRELPIIHNFNKELKKRLLEKNYQLIGSFSCRGFDTYGLLKLIGGIQKERPNDEDLTNAITFAQSLIE; this is encoded by the coding sequence ATGAAAATCTTAATAGTCTATAAATCAATTCATCATGGTAATACCGAAAGGATTGCCAGAACCATGGCAGATGTTATTAATGCTGATATATTATCTACTAGAGATGCTACACCCCAAATAATTGGCAGATATGACTTAATTGGCTTTGGTTCAGGAATATATTTTGGTAAACACCATCATAAATTATTGAACTTAGTAGAGGACTTGCCAACTGTAAAGGAAAAACAAGCCTTCATCTTCTCTACTAGTGGTTTAAGAGAACTACCTATTATTCATAATTTTAATAAGGAATTAAAGAAGAGATTATTGGAGAAGAATTATCAGTTAATTGGAAGTTTCTCCTGTCGAGGCTTTGATACCTATGGACTATTAAAATTAATTGGTGGTATACAAAAAGAAAGACCTAATGATGAAGATTTAACCAATGCTATAACCTTTGCTCAAAGTTTAATAGAATAA